Genomic window (Grus americana isolate bGruAme1 chromosome 25, bGruAme1.mat, whole genome shotgun sequence):
ttacCTGAAGAACGAATAAATGGACAGGTTAGTGCCTGTCTTCTATACATGTATAGAACTTCCATCTTTCACTCCAGAACAGAAGGCTAGATTCATTTAGCATGCATATATTAACTACAAACAGTATTCAGTtacactgaaatatatttttgttgttctggtAAAAATTCAGAGGTTCAGTTTGAGCTCTTACTTGGCTCCGAGCAGTTCTTAGAGTCAACAGGTGTTCTGTAAGATTGAAACTTTGCAGCATGGCATTCCCTGTTGAGTTACCCCAAAAGTGCATCCCTGACTGTATAGTAAAGGATCCTGAGATTCATTTTGTATTCAATGCTGCTCCTGAAATGACTagcaatggattttttttttttttttttgactggtAGGTTGTGTGTGCTGTTCCTCACAATTTAGAGAGTAAATCTCCAGCTGCCCCGGGTCAGAGTCCAACAGGGAGTGTATGCTACGAACGTAATGGGGTAAAGCTTACATATTTTACTTGAACTCTTCACTGATCCATCATTATGgtctatgagaaaaaaaaattacacaatttAATGTAGACAATTGACACTGGTAAGAACTGTAGTCCTTGGCAAAATAGAAAAGCAGCATGCTTTGGTAATTACTACAGACAGAAATGTTAATTTGACAGCTTGCTTATAGTTATGGAGAACTTCATGTAGAGCCAAataggtgtttttaaaaatgtttaaagtttAGAAATTGACATTTAAAGATGGCCACATACAAAACTTTCAACTTAAGTTGCTTGTTAGACTCATCAAAACAGCATGAtggaaaaaagaatgtttttgcaTGCTGCATTTGaccattttcagttttctcactaaattaatttctttaatagcAGATACTGTCATTAAACAAAACTGTGTTAATCTTTCTTTGAAACTATTCTGCAAATAGACTAATATTAGTCATTGTTAATTTACAGGAAGTATTTTATCTGACTTACACCCCAGAAGATGTTGAAGGAAATGTACAGCTGGAAACAGGagataaaataaactttgtAATTGATACAAATAAACAGTAAGTTGGTATTGCTTTTCTGACTTCATACTTTGTTTTAGTACTCAAGCAACAGTTAATGCCTGTTCCAAGAACTGGAAAGACGTtatgaaatataatttaatttttgctcCAGACTTGAATTGTTTCAGGTTTGCTCTGtttactttttcccccctctagtACTGGTGCTGTAAGTGCTCGTAACATtatgctattaaaaaagaaacaagcccGCTGTCAAGGAGTAGTCTGTGCCATGAAAGTAAGTGATGCTTTAGCTTTaaagtttcatttgaaaattaaatgctgttCTGAAAAGTGGTGTTGTAAGTAATATATCTAGGGCATTAAGAGCTACTAACAGTTCGGCACTGTGGGCGTAAACTGGGTGAAACGGTTTAAACAGCTAATATTTGATATTAATAGTCATCTTAACAAACAGTGTCTCATTTATTTCCGATTGTATATTGTGGTAGTCAACTGTGTGCACTCATAAGTCTGCCGTAGGGGTATGTCATAGTTTTTCACTGTTGTTTGCTAGAACCTgtaaaattttgtctttgtatGTTAAGAGAATAGGCAATTTATTAAACACTTTGTTCTGTTCTTAGGAAGCCTTTGGATTTATTGAGAGGGGTGATGTCGTGAAGGAGATATTCTTTCACTATAGTGAATTTAAAGGTGACCTAGAAGCCTTACAGCCTGGTGATGATGTGGAGTTTACaatcaaagacagaaatgtaaGACGAAATCCAGTAAAACCTGAAGACAAGATCCTAGGGCATAACTGGACAACTATTTTCTCAAATTCACTTGTaaaaggaaggggggaggaggttcATTGGAAAGTGTCTGCTACCTTACCTCTTCTCTATGGGTTAACTGATTTTGTGCTCTTAATTTCTCTAATTTAACTGATTTTATGCTTTTAGGGTAAAGAAGTTGCAACAGATGTTAGACTGCTTCCTCAAGGAACTGTCATTTTTGAAGATATCAGCATTGAACACTTTGAAGGAACTGTAACCAAAGTAATTCCAAAAGTACCCAGCAAAAACCAGGTGAATTTCAGTATTTACTTTATGTGAAATGTTGTATTGATTGTATTGAATTCCAGTCAAGTGTTAAAAATAGCTCCCCTTTCCCTGTAACAGTCTGCCGCATAAGCGTAGTGTCACAGTAAAGGAGTAAGCTTCGGCTTAACCTGTAACAACTGTTGATAGCAGTCACAGTGTGCAATTCTTCTGAAGGTTATAAAGAACAAGAATTAGGGTAGCGGTAACATTGGAGAATACgtgtttttaatgtttcaaataCTTCCCATTGAATTTTGTGGGTTTAGGATGTATCTTTAAGGCACAAGCTTAgggaaaagggcagaaaatatttgctggaATAAGCCTGATCTATGGATTCCTGTGAGCGTTAACAAATAATGAGGTTTTTCTCAGAGAGATAACTTGACCTTTAATGTTTGGCTTTGAGGAAAGAGTGTACAGAGCATGGTTTTAGGTGAGTCTGTGTTGTTTTGGGAAGGTTTGGGGTGgagttttttttgtgtgctttgaaTGCTTAATAAGAGAGACACTGCCTTTCAGAAGCGTTCTAAGTATGGTTATAAATTTGATTCTTGAAATagggttttaatttctttggcaATACATACTTAGtgctttaaaacacaaaaacccaaccaccaccacaaacTACCTTGCATTTGGCTATGGACAGTAAATGACAAATTAGGAGTGGTGGAAATGAAGCATAAGGGGTCTGAGCCTGGCAGGCATTTGGTGCCATCCATACTTCTGTTACCACTAGTATTTTTGAGAACTATTCCGTCTGCAGTTACGCTGAGTCTTGTAGGTCCTGCaactaactttttttcctgttgggttttgtgtctGCTAGAGTGATCCGTTACCTGGCCGCATCAAAGTTGACTTCGTGATTCCTAAAGAACTTCCATTTGGAGACAAAGATACAAAATCCAAGGTGACCTTACTGGAAAGTGACCACGTTCGATTCAATATTTCAACAGACAGACGTGACAAACTGGAACGAGCCACCAATATTGAGGTTCTCCCCAATACTTTCCAGTTTACTAATGAAACTAGGGAAATGGCAAGTATCTATCTTTAAGAGTTTTCATTCTTGAggggaaatggaaataaaatatgggGGCTTTGTCTTTAACGATAACTTTATGTAAAAATCACTAGTGTCGTCTTCCATTGCCTTTTCTGAAATCCAGTCCTCAGATATACACTTCAAAGTGCTTATATGGTATAAAATTCAGAATTAGTAACTGTGcatctttcctttaaaagaacaaTAAGTTAACTACTAGATAAACGAAATCATACTAGAAAATTAGACCTTAATTTGCCTTCTTGCATTGGTAGCTGGTTATAGCAGCCAGAGAAGTAATGCAGTCTTGAGCTATCGCTTTAAAAATTCACATGCATGAGTCTAAACAGGTAACTACTCATGTTCCTTAGGAAAATTGGAAGAACCTGGGGCTACTCTGGTTCAGATAAGATTCAGAGGAGGTACTAAGACTTTTCACTGTGTGCAGCTTCTGGATTTCATGGGTTTTGGCCAATCCCTCTCTGTCTGCATCCAGCAGAAGGATCATAGAGATGCATTCTATCACATACCGAAAAGTCTTTGTGGAATACAGGGACTAAGGTGGATGTGCTCATCAGTattaaagaatatatttcattCCTGTAATTTGGAATGTTGGTTATGTTCCAACTAGACTCTAAGTTTGCCTTCTTTTTCAATTGGCGTCCAATTACAGTGCTGTCACATCGGTATGCTGTGAATTAGGGACCCTTTGCTTTAAGAAAACCACTGAACTTTGATGTCAGCCTCTCAGTCTTTGGAATTCTATCCTACAGACTACTCTGGCTAGATAATATTTGCCCACCTGAATTGACCTGTCATTGAGGTAGCAAGTATTGGCTGCTTCTGGAAAGGTTAGCTGATTTTCCTGAGCTTGTGAAAGCGATATAAGAGAAGAACATTCCTAAAGGTGGAAAGTATCTTTGCATTGTCATTCAAATGCCATAAGCCTTCCCTGAGACTTGCTAAAGGCTCCCTAGTACCTGGGTTGAACAGAATGTGTTCATGAATTCTATCTTGCTCAATACCTCTGGCACGATCTGGTACTAGTTCTTCCTAACTTGAGTAATGAACTCTTTCAGCAAGTTTATGGggcttattttgttttttaacatggggcagggtgagaaatggattttttgAAAGTTGATGGGGCACAATATATTCTGTTTGTCATTCAGCATTCCATTTGTAGTGGTTACCAGGAAGGCAGCTAAAATACTACATGCTTACCATAATATACATGCATGGATGTGATAGTCTTGTTTTAACAAGCTTCTTTGTAAGAAAGCTTTTTGATTCCTTCATTTGTGTCTGGAAATCAGATGGTTTTTCTCTTAAACTTCCCTCTGACCACTGGGTTTATTTCCCTTTTATGTAGGTTCTTGTacgttttgtgtgtgtgtgtgtgtgcttatATATTGCGAGCTTGTGTAGATGATGCATGTATCTGTAAAGTTACCCCCTTCAAGATCATGTTCTCTGTGTAGTAGTAATGTCAGGTTCTTTAACTGCAGTCCTTGTTAATGGCTTAGATGAATCTTTCCAAAATTGAAATTGAGGAACTAAGTATGTACAACTTGTTTGCATTTCAGGCTGACCATAGCCTTTAGCACTGCAGTTTGCAAGGCAGCACTTTGCATAAACCAAGAAGTGTTTTCACAGCATTCAGGCCTTGTGTTCAGATTATTACATACTCTGCAGACGGATGTCGTGTACTAGCAGTAAAACTGTAATTGTCCGTTTGACTATTCTCAGGGTGTGATTGCAGCAATGAGAGATGGCTTTGGCTTCATTAAATGTGTGGATCGGGATGCTCGCATGTTCTTtcacttcagtgaaattatGGATGGGAATCAACTCCATATTTCTGATGAAGTAGAGTTTACTGTTGTTCCTGTAAgtaagattaatatttttatgaaatcttcagtttttaaagaaattgtgtGCAGTCTGTCTAAAATCTGATCGATCTTGGCTTTCAGGATATGTTGTCTGCCCAAAGAAATCATGCTATAAGGATTAAAAAACTTCCTAAGGGCACGGTTTCTTTCCACACCCAATCAGATCACCGTTTTGTGGGCACTATAGACAAAGAAGCTACTCCAGCCAAAGCCACTAGCCCAAATAAAGGCAAAGAGAAGGTAACGCTGCTCTTCTGTTTGTGAAGTACCTGTTCTGTGTTCCTGGCTTCAGAGACTAAGGCAGCttctttaaaatctgtaattCAACTTTTTGAAGCACTGTTTTTCCTGTATAAATGTGAACTACATTGAATAACTAATGACAGCAGTCGGCAAAAACTGTGTGAAACAAGATAGTAAAAGCATCGTTAATGATCACGTTGTTGAGGATCATTTCCAAGAACTTGATGGGAAACTTCTTTCTACCTCCTACTACGTAAGATGCTAGATAGAATTGGTTAAAATTAAGTTTCTACAGCTAGAGGAGAAACCTTTATTGTTCTGTCATGCTGTTCTAAACAATGCCAGAATAGTTAAACTTCCAGTAAATACTTACTGGAAATGGTGGTaactctttcctttaaaaatattgtctaGTATTATTCAAAGCTTCTTAATCAGAGTTGATTGCTCTATGTTTTTCACCAGTTACTGAGCAGTTTGCAAACTTGTTTGCTTACAAATAAGACACTGACTGCTGATTTCTGATGTCGTCTTTTTAGGAAGCTGAAGATGGAGTAATTGTTTATGATGACTGTGGAGTAAAACTGACCATTCCTTACCAGGCCAAGGATGTGGAAGGATCTGCTAATCCCCAGATAGGAGATAAGGCAATATAACTTCGTATACCattgggaaatatttttctgtgcattGTGAGATAGGAGCTTCTCTTTGCCTAGTTAGTGGATTTGTTCTCCCTctcaaaacaaataaaggacAAAGCGTCTGTGTGGTgtcacacatttttcttctgtcctagGTTTGAGTGGCTTAATCTTCTGTATAGCTAAGAAAAATATCCTAAGTCCTGGTGATACGTATATGAAAAAGTGTCTTAGTATGTAAATGATGTGTTTTAAATAAGGAATTCTTATCATTAAGACAGTGGATTCTGCTTGTGAATAATCAAGAGGAAATTAGCGTAAAGACTTTGAGATGAATGTTGAAGTGGGAGAACATACCCTTACAAGCAAATTAGCCTGAGTGGCagtggaaagggagaaagagctCAGAGATCAGGTGGAGCAGCGTAAAAGCTGTCAGTGTTCAGGAGCCATGCTAGGAAGGCACTgattactgtttttaaaaatctgaaacaagTGAGCGAAGCTAGGTACATGCTCACTGTGGGCCACTGGTGAGAAGTGTAGTGAGAGGAGGCAAATCACGTAAGCAGAAAGAGTCTCATCTTTAACGGGCAAAAAGCTGAGTGCTGGAGGCTGGCTTGCCTTGCAGATGTTGCTGGTGTGACTGCTACTCTTTGGAATGTAGTAAATGTCAATGAATGACAGATGTTTCTGGGAGAGTAGTGGCTAGGAAATTACTTTCCTGGAAAGCCTAGATAGTGATTACAGATACACAGCTTGGAAATGAGCTTTTTCAGGGGTTTTGTGGCcgtggtttgttttgggtgttTTCTATCTAGTATTGATATATGCTCCTCTTCAACAGGTTGAGTTCAGTGTTTGTGAAGTGAAGAGAACTGGCctgcaaacagctgtttctgtcAGAATGCTAGGACGTAATTACAGCTCTAAGAGGCTTTTGGGATATGTGGCAGCCCTGAAAGATAACTTTGGATTTATTGAAACAGCCAATCATGATAAGGAGATCTTTTTCCACTACAGGTgaatgacaatttttttattaataataataataatattattttggTTGTTCGTGTGTTCGTTTGGGGGGAGGAGTTTGGTAGGGTTGGCTGTTTAAACCCATTTGGACTTCACACATATCATACACACGCTTAGGTGTCTCAAGTTCCATTTATTGTCTCTGTTGGGCTGGTTCAGACTCCTTTGTTAGTCAGCAGTCTTTGTGTTCTGTGCCTCTGAATCCCAGTCCAGGAAGTACCATTGTATTGTATATTTGAAATGCTTCACTTGCTTGAAAATGTAAGGTGCTGAGCTAGTTAAATGGTTTCTGATTAACTTATGTAAATATTGGATGAGCGTTGCTGTTATGTAACTAAAGGAAAATTGTACATAATTCTATTCCTGTAGTGAATACTGTGGTGATATTGATAGCCTGGAACTTGGAGACACCGTTGAATACAGCTTGTcaaaaggcaaaggaaacaaagttaGTGCAGAAAAGGTGAACAAAACACATGCAGGTAAGACTGTACCTGGTGTTTTCTGCTTACAAGGCTCTTGGCAGGTGCTGATGGATAAAGTTCATTAATAATCTATTTACAATTGGAGCTTAGACCAAGAGGATGATGCTTAGTGTGGTGGTCATTGGTTTCCTGAAAGCTGTTGCCTCTGTTTCCAGAGAACAGACAAGTGCAGACTAACAGTCCTGCAGACAGTAGCAACGCTTTGGACCTTTGCCGTACTCTGTCCTCCTCCATTGGAGGGTTGTAAGGAGAGACTTAGTGGCAGAACTAGCCAAATTAGTAAttgcagtaatatttttctgcttctgtgtttgAAGTGTCAGTGTGGTCTCGATTAGAAAAGCTGTCATTACTTATTGCTGTGTTAAAGCTGTTCCAGTTTTACTGGGTGATAAGAGTGCACTGCTTTGGGTGTCTCATAGCACAACCTATTGGCTCCTGGTCAGTCTGAATCACTTAAAAAGGATTATTAAAATAAGGTATGACTAGAGCGTTCTGTTCTTgtactgtttcttttcagtgaatGGTATCACTGAAGAAGCTGATCCAACTGTTTACTCTGGTAAAGTAATTCGTCCTTTGAGGAGTGTAGATCCTACACAAACTGAATACCAGGGCATGATCGAAGTCATGGAGGATGGTAAGAtttgttgcttttaaattataagTCTTGTGTGTACACACAAGAAGTGTAGAAGTTTAATAAACTGTAAATAGAGGCATTAAAGATTATATTCACGCTACATTCATACTACTGAGCTGATAGTAAAGGTATAATTTCTGATACTGGAAGTAAATTCTAAATGCTCTCAGGTAGGAAAGGACGCCTCTCAAGTCTGTCTTGTACTCTTCCCTCCTGTAGGTGAGATGAAAGGAGAGGTGTATCCATTTGGAATTGTTGGAATGGCAAACAAAGGTGACTGTCTGCAAAAGGGAGAGACTGTAAAGTTTCAGCTCTGCGTTCTTGGTCAAAATGGGCAGACAATGGCTGTTAACATCACACCGTTCCGCAGAGCCACGGTGGAATGTGTGAAGGATCAGGTGAGTGACTGCTGCTGTGAAGACAAGATGTGTGCTAATAGGAAATGTCTGCTTGATTTGGCATAGGGCAGGTGAGAACTCACTTCAGCTCTTGAATCCGGGAAACTTGCTGTGCACAAATGGATTGCTTTGTACTCTGGTTTTGGGGAAGTAGGTTTGTGTAACCCAAGTACTGGTTTATGAAGAACGTGTGGCGTGACCTTTAGTGAAGGTGAACTTGGTACTTGGTTTGGTGCTGATACTTCATTCTACTGGGCAGCGGTTCCTGCTGTGGCTGATTCTGAAGACCTGTTTTTGAGATGTTCTGGAAATTGGTCTAACTAGTTTCTGCTGAACAgggcatttaaaaagaaacaaaaccgcACGTACTCTGCTTCTAGAAGAAGCTTCTTTGCAGCATTAAGCAATCAATGATTATGGTCCACCTGAAATGCAAAGGCTGATCATTGCTCTAGTTGCATCTCAGAATGATTAGAAAACTAAGTGCTGTGAATGCTTTCTACTTTTATAGTTATTCTGCAGCACTAAGCTCTAGTCACTTATGGAGAGGCTAGATGAATTTTGTGGGCTTATACATGAGTAGAACAGTAAATGGAAGTAACTGATTTCTTACACCAGTGACAGACCAAAAAAATGGAGTGGTTTCTACTGTGTAACTTTTAAGGTGGAGTCCTAGAAAAGAAGATGCAGCATTGCTCTTCTTAGCTTAATACAACTACCAGGACTTTATAGAACAAGGTCCAAAAACTGCTATAGACTTTAGGTTTCAAATGTGACTGCAAACCTGAGAAGAGTGCTTAGACTTCCAGAAGTATTGTTTCCAGAGAGAATGTTCTTTTCAGTGTAAAAGTGCATTTCCACTTCTATTAGGCACTTCagagttttgtgtttttctAGAAGTAGTTAAACTGCAATAATGAGTTATCTGTTTGatcaagaggaaagaaataattttgtgttttggttttcagtttggTTTCATTAACTATGAAGTGGGTGACAGCAAAAAGCTCTTCTTCCATGTCAAAGAAGTTCAGGATGGcgtggagctgcaggctggggatgAAGTGGAGTTCTCAGTAATCCTGAACCAGCGCACAGGAAAATGCAGTGCCTGTAACGTGTGGCGTGTCTGGTGAGGATTTACAATTTAATCTGGCACGCTGTCTGCGTCACAGTAGTGGAACGTGTGCTGCTTTTAAACTGAGCTAGCTGTTCCTAGAGTGGGAGCTCTGAATTTCAGCCGGCTTCAGTGAGAGTCTCTCACCTGAGAACTGCCGGCCCTTGTAGGGGGTCCAGTACAGCGCAGCAGCAGAACTCTCAGCTTTTCTTAATTACAGGtagcttgttctttttttttttttttttaagctattctTAAGGAGGTCCCCCCATAGCAGGAACTTGAATACAGCCTTCGAAGTAGAAATTAATGATATTTTGATGTAGTTGCTGGCCTCTCTGGTCAGCAATAACTTGTTTCCTGAAGAgcaatcttcattttttaaatagaaaaatgatgTTGTTGGGCATTCTTCTTTTTGGCTCATGATTTCTTAAGGGTGAtgggtctttctttttttgcttttgagcTACTTACACATTTTGAAGAAATCTTCAGAATCTGGATTTTGCCTAAGCTTGAGAGAGCTTCCTGTGGCTGTAGAAGTGCTAACATTCAGTTTCTTCTCTCAGAATTCTATTCTCTGAAGATGAGATGTTAATGCTATGCCATTACTCACTGGCAACTCATAAGCCTTTTATTGTTCCAGTTAAAGGGAACAAATGTAGGAAATACTCCTTAGTGTGCATGAGAGTAAATGCAACACCTCAACTCACTGAAGAGTACCTTTTTGAGAATACTGTTTTGAGCTACTATTTCAGAGTCCTGTGTTTAATGGTTTTGAGGCAGACATACGTGGTGTCATCCAGAAGGTCTGCTTTCGCACAAGACATTATAGTGACTGTAATCTGGGAAGTGACTATAAATTAGGTGGCTTACACCATCTCTGGGAAGTCATCGGTGCTCTCTGGTTAACTCTGTTACAGTGAAGGTGCTAAGGCTGTTGCTGCTCCACGTCCTGATAGACTTGTTAATCGTTTAAAGAGCATTAATCTGGATGATGCCAATGCTCCTCGTCTAACAGTTCTTCGTCAGCCTAAGGGACCGGATAACTCAAAGGTATGCAAGATAAAAGGCTAGCGTGCAGAAAAACTGTGGTTTGTGTTTTAGCTTGGATAATGTAACATTGCTTCCTCTGTTGGAAGCCTAAAGTGTTTGAAATGTGGTGTCCGCTTTGATTCTGGAGTGAACTAGTCACCTGTTGGATTAGATTATTTTTGTGCAAAGTCAGGGGCGCTATACCCTGTGTCGTTAATGTATGCTGTGGTTTCAGAAGAGCACACAGTATAGAAGTGACTGATTGCTGCTTGTGTTCTAGCCCATAATGGCTatattggtttgttttttgttttataaaactcCTGCTTCCCTTCTTGGAGATAGTAAGTGAAATCCGTTTATCTAAACTTGGCTTTCACATAAGGTTCTGCCACCACATGATAAGCAGGAGGAGTAAAGTGTCTGGAATCTGTGAAGTATCTAGGACTATAAAGGACTCTCAGAACCTGCTTTGTTACTGTCTCTGTTTCTGAAGACAAACGTGGCTAATGAGAAACGTGTTCATGCTGTACGTGGTTAGAACAGAACAGGTTTGCTTTAAAGCATGATGCTGGAGCtaaaagtttgttttggttttccttgcaGGGATTTGGTGCAGAGAGAAAGATCCGTCAAGCTGGTGTTATAGACTGATCCACAAAACCCATACCTGATGTACGACTGAGTGGTGGGGGCTGGTGAAGGGTACTGAATATCTCCCTATTCATCCCTTCCTCCAAATTCTAAGAAGCTATTACACCGGTTTTAACACCTTCTCatgttatgtttaaaataaattcatgaaaccattttaaaattatgcacaGTTGCATTCTGGAGAACTTAAGGTGGCGCCTTATAGTATCACATTTTAGAAGCTTGTTTTGAATGGTGCATTTAACGCAACTGGTAACTGCAAATCTACATTGCCTATGTGAGTAAACATTATAGACAGCTCTACTCTGGTAGACCTTATGGAATTCTGCACTACAACTATCTATGCTTTATCTTTGTTATTTTGGCCAAGGTATTACTATGCCTTAGTGCTCAGTTGCAACGTCTTTCCTTCCAAGTGGAAGCGGAAGGCTCACTTCGGCTCACTCCGCTCAAGTTCTGAGGACCATGTGAAGGTGGAATAAGTTCAACTTGATATAAAAATCTGTATGAGCGTTCAGATAACTTAAGTTGATGGCCAAATGTTacaatgttttcatatttcatttgagTCCTTTAGCCAGCAAAGTTGTTAGAGCTCAATGAAAGTCTCTTTCCAGGGTAGACTTATTTTTGTAGCGTTCGGAAACACATGCAGTGCAGAATTTCATAAGGCTGAGGTGTGCCATCAGTGTggtaatttaaatatatttaaaacaatgcacaaatctgctgctgcttagaACACTGCAGCTTCTAAACCCAGTTTCTTTTActgatttaaatttaaaaagaaagaagttgtgCCTGAagtgaatacttttttttttcttttttgcagccGGCACCCAGTGTActgtaaaagaataaatacttAGGCTTTCCATAGCTGTATTGAGACTTTCATCAAGGTGAAATAGTTGAtgtctgtgtgctttttttttttccccccctccccctgccccccctccatTTCCCCAGTCACACTTTATCAAGCAAGAAAACTGAGTGATTGGTCTAAGTATTACTTTAACCAAAAAAGATCAGGAGTTACTTTCTTTGAATAGAGGGCTgtactgtggggtttttttttttttttttttttcatgttaccTCTATTCTCAATTTAGGGTTTTCTTCTCTGGGAGATGCATTatctttgtaaaacaaacattGCTTTCTCcaattttttctgttaatgGCAAAGAATGGAAATAGAATAAAGTTttactgattttgaaaaaagcCTCCCTCCTGGCCCCTGTCTTCCTTCACGCCGTCACGTGCCCGGAAGCGGCTGCGACGACGATGCAGGGAGACTTCCGGCGCTGGGCGATGACGCCGTGCCGGGGCCGGAAGCCGGAAGGCTCTCGGAAGGGTGTTCCGCGTTCGCGGGAGTggcgggcggcggccgcggcggcgggcagggggctggcggcggggagggggggctgcgcCGCGCTCCGCCCGGGGCCGCGGGGAGGGCGATGACCGAGTACaagctggtggtggtgggagccGGCGGCGTGGGCAAGAGCGCGCTGACCATCCAGCTCATCCAGAACCACTTCGTGGACGAGTACGACCCCACCATTGAGGTGAGACCGGGCGGCCCGGGGCGCTCAGGGCCGAGCTCCTCACACGGGGGGAGCTGCGTGTGAATCGAGGCGGGAGGCTGCTCCCGGTtcgtttatttatttattcatttgtgcTTAAAAAGCCAGATGCGAGTTCAGAGTGCGCAGGATAAGAAATTCCGGGAAAACTCAAAATTTCCCTGTCCGTTCTACGCCTCGCTTTGTGAAGCGGAGCGTAGGCAGCCGCAGTGGCAACAGAAACAGTCGCCACCGAGCTACGTAGATTGTAGATTCTACTCCTGATGTTGTAGTGATGGTATTTAtaacatataattttttttttctgtctgctaaATGAGGAATTTCTTACcaataacagattttttttaaaaaattttttcaAGAAAGGTTAAGGAGCTTagagtaatattttaaatactgataGTTTTAGATACTGGTGTTATTTCATTGGGAGGGGCTAGAAAAGCTCCTCTGAATCATACTCTTCTTTTTTAtcgttatttttatttttccttaataatGCCCAGAGCGGAAAGTAGTAGTACGATATTTTTCTCTAACCTAAAATTTGCTTGTGTATTTTGCAGGATTCGTATAGAAAGCAGGTTGTTATTGATGGAGAGACGTGCTTGTTAGACATTCTGGACACTGCGGGACAGGAAGAGTACAGTGCCATGCGTGATCAGTACATGAGAACCGGGGAAGGATTCCTCTGTGTTTTTGCCATTAACAACAGTAAATCCTTTGCTG
Coding sequences:
- the CSDE1 gene encoding cold shock domain-containing protein E1 isoform X1, coding for MSFDPNLLHNNGHNGYPNGTSAALRETGVIEKLLTSYGFIQCSERQARLFFHCSQYNGNLQELKVGDDVEFEVSSDRRTGKPIAIKLVKIKPEILPEERINGQVVCAVPHNLESKSPAAPGQSPTGSVCYERNGEVFYLTYTPEDVEGNVQLETGDKINFVIDTNKHTGAVSARNIMLLKKKQARCQGVVCAMKEAFGFIERGDVVKEIFFHYSEFKGDLEALQPGDDVEFTIKDRNGKEVATDVRLLPQGTVIFEDISIEHFEGTVTKVIPKVPSKNQSDPLPGRIKVDFVIPKELPFGDKDTKSKVTLLESDHVRFNISTDRRDKLERATNIEVLPNTFQFTNETREMGVIAAMRDGFGFIKCVDRDARMFFHFSEIMDGNQLHISDEVEFTVVPDMLSAQRNHAIRIKKLPKGTVSFHTQSDHRFVGTIDKEATPAKATSPNKGKEKEAEDGVIVYDDCGVKLTIPYQAKDVEGSANPQIGDKVEFSVCEVKRTGLQTAVSVRMLGRNYSSKRLLGYVAALKDNFGFIETANHDKEIFFHYSEYCGDIDSLELGDTVEYSLSKGKGNKVSAEKVNKTHAVNGITEEADPTVYSGKVIRPLRSVDPTQTEYQGMIEVMEDGEMKGEVYPFGIVGMANKGDCLQKGETVKFQLCVLGQNGQTMAVNITPFRRATVECVKDQFGFINYEVGDSKKLFFHVKEVQDGVELQAGDEVEFSVILNQRTGKCSACNVWRVCEGAKAVAAPRPDRLVNRLKSINLDDANAPRLTVLRQPKGPDNSKGFGAERKIRQAGVID
- the CSDE1 gene encoding cold shock domain-containing protein E1 isoform X2, with amino-acid sequence MSFDPNLLHNNGHNGYPNGTSAALRETGVIEKLLTSYGFIQCSERQARLFFHCSQYNGNLQELKVGDDVEFEVSSDRRTGKPIAIKLVKIKPEILPEERINGQEVFYLTYTPEDVEGNVQLETGDKINFVIDTNKHTGAVSARNIMLLKKKQARCQGVVCAMKEAFGFIERGDVVKEIFFHYSEFKGDLEALQPGDDVEFTIKDRNGKEVATDVRLLPQGTVIFEDISIEHFEGTVTKVIPKVPSKNQSDPLPGRIKVDFVIPKELPFGDKDTKSKVTLLESDHVRFNISTDRRDKLERATNIEVLPNTFQFTNETREMGVIAAMRDGFGFIKCVDRDARMFFHFSEIMDGNQLHISDEVEFTVVPDMLSAQRNHAIRIKKLPKGTVSFHTQSDHRFVGTIDKEATPAKATSPNKGKEKEAEDGVIVYDDCGVKLTIPYQAKDVEGSANPQIGDKVEFSVCEVKRTGLQTAVSVRMLGRNYSSKRLLGYVAALKDNFGFIETANHDKEIFFHYSEYCGDIDSLELGDTVEYSLSKGKGNKVSAEKVNKTHAVNGITEEADPTVYSGKVIRPLRSVDPTQTEYQGMIEVMEDGEMKGEVYPFGIVGMANKGDCLQKGETVKFQLCVLGQNGQTMAVNITPFRRATVECVKDQFGFINYEVGDSKKLFFHVKEVQDGVELQAGDEVEFSVILNQRTGKCSACNVWRVCEGAKAVAAPRPDRLVNRLKSINLDDANAPRLTVLRQPKGPDNSKGFGAERKIRQAGVID